A stretch of DNA from Candidatus Anaeroferrophillus wilburensis:
TGATGAAGAGGAGCGCCGGCGGCTGAGAGAGCTGGCAGCGGCCATGAAGCCTGTCGATATGGGACTTATTGTGCGGACTGCCAGCGAAGGAACAGACGCCAAGGCCCTGGCTCATGATCTGGATTTTCTGCTCAAACTGTGGGAAAGTATTCAGCGCAAGCAGGAAGGACTCAAGGCGCCAGCCCCGGTATACCAGGATTTACGTCTGCCGGAGCGGTTGATTCGCGATCTTTATAACGCTGATATTGATCGTCTGCTTATCGATTCAGAGGTTGAATGCCGCAATTTGCGCGACTTTGTCAGCACCTTTTTCCCCGGCATGCACTGTACCATTGAACTGTATCGGGGCGGACAGCCTCTGTTTCAGGCCTATGACATTGAAATGGAGGTCAACAAGGCGCTTGATAAAAAGGTCTGGCTGAAGTCGGGAGGTTCGATAGTCATCGAGTCGACCGAGGCCCTGACTGCCATCGATGTCAATACTTCGCGTTTTGTCGGTAAACGAAACCTGGAAGATACGATCCTGAAAACAAATCTTGAGGCGGCCAAAGAGATTGCTTTTCAGCTGCGGCTGCGTAATATTGGCGGCATCATCATCATCGATTTTATCGATATGGAATCAAAAGCCAACCGGGAGCGGGTGTACAGTGTTCTTGAAGAGGCATTGAAGCGGGATAAAGCGAAAGCCAATGTCTTGAAAATTTCAGAGTTGGGCATGGTGGAGATGACCCGGGAGCGGACCCGTAAAAGCCTTACCCGCTACCTCTGTGATCCCTGTCCCTATTGTGAAGGTCGGGGGTTCGTCAAATCCCAGGCGACGATCACCTATGAGATTATCAGGGAGATCCGCAGCTACAGTGATGCTGCTGACGTCAAAGAGGTGGTGGTGATGGTCAGCCCCGACGTTGCTGACTATCTCTATGATGCCGCAGGTTTGACGATTGACTCGTTGGAACTGGAGATGGCCAAAAAGATTACCATCAAAAAAGTGGAGCCTTTCCATCAGGAGGAGTATGAAGTCATCGGCCAGCGGTGATTGTGTCGATTATGGCCTTTATTTTTCCTGTCTGGTACCCTTCGGGGAATCCCCGTTCCCCAACAATGGTGCCACTCCCGCCTGCAAGGGGGGTATGCCGCTGCCTGCCACCGTTCTGGCCGCAGGAGAATGTGTGCGGCGTTTGTTTAGGGGGCAGACTCGCTGGTGAGCATTAACTGGAGCAGGCTAGGACATTTTGTTGGTCCGTCTTTGCCCCCTTGGTAGTGACCGCTATCAACCTGGAAAACACCGGCCAGTCCCATTGTTTAAGCAACGTGGTCAATAGCGGCGTCCTGCCCTTCAATTCGGTTAAATTTTACAGGCCCTGGTTGAATTTTTATCGCCGGCCTCTGCCAGCCTCTGTCATTGATCCCACCTCTGTCCCTTGCTGGCTGGCCCTCATGCCCATCTCGGGCATCCGGGGTTTTTGTTCTGCAAACGAAGTCTCGTCGAAAGATAGTGGTATATATATTGCTTTTCTTTAGCAACTTCCTGCTTTTTTATATGTCTGGAGACAACGATGTCGACGTTGGTTCCTCGTGGTATCAGCAGAGACGGGAATCTTTTCATTAAAATCCTTGCAGGGCACGGTAGGTGGAGGCCGTCCCTGGGGCATTGATATGATTTCAACTGGAGGATAGTATGGCCGAAATTAGAAAACTGAAAGCAGCAAAACTGATGAAAAAGGTGATGGCCGATCATTTCTATGAAATTGATGCGGCGGTGAAAGCCGGCAATCCGAAGGTTGCTTGGTGTACCAGCGTCGGCCCGGCCGAGCTTCTTCGGGCCATGGGTTTTGTGGTCTATTTCCCGGAAAATCATGCGGCGATTCTGGGCGCCAGCCGGACCGCCACCGACTATATCCCGGCTGCCAACGCCATCGGCTACTCGCCGGAAATCTGCTCATATCTGACTGCAGATGTTGGTGCCTATCTGAAAGGATTTACTCCTTTGGCGAAAATTTATGAAGGCATAGATTCAATCCCGAAGCCGGACGTACTGGTCTATAACACCAATCAGTGCCGCGACGTCAAGGATTGGTTTGAGTGGTATGCGCGGCGCTGGAATGTGCCCTGTCTGGGCATCGAAAGTTATGTCAATGTTGGCGCGGTTACTGACACCCACGTTGCCGGGATCAGCGGTCAGTTCAAAAAGCTGGCCGAAGATCTCACGGCGATTACCGGCAATAAGCTGGATATGGACAAACTGGCGGAAACCGTCTGGCTGTCGCGCAAATGTTCCGATCTGTGGCGGGATGTGCTGGAAATGGCAACCCGCAAGCCCAGCCCATTGACCTTTTTTGATGGTACCATTCACATGGGGCCGGCGGTGGTCATGCGGGGTACCCAGGTAGCGGTTGACTATTATGAGACCCTGCTCAAAGAGCTGCAGGAATGGGTTGACGAAGGGGTGGCTGCTGTTGAGGGAGAAAAATACCGTATTTACTGGGAAGGAATGCCCATCTGGGGCAAGCTACGGGAAAATGCCCAACTCTTTCTCCGCTTGAAAACCGCAGTGGTGGCCTCCACCTATTGCAACAGCTGGATTTTCAGTGCCCTAGACGGCGATGACCCTTGGGATTCCATGGCCCGGGCCTACACAGAACTCTTTATTGTCCGCGATGATGACTATAAAGAGGACTACTTTTTAAAGATGAAGAAGCTTTTTGACTATGACGGCATTATTTTTCACGATGCCAAAACATGCCCCAACAACTCCAACTGTCGCTATGGCCTGCCCCAGCGTCTCCAGGGCAAGGCCGGCATTCCTTTTGTAACCATCGACGGCGATCTCAATGATCTGCGCTGTTATTCCGAAGAGCAGGCGATTACCAAGATTGAGGCTTTTATTGAGCAGTTGGGAGAGAGGAAGTAATGCCTGCTGAGTTCTACGCCGGTATTGATGTGGGTTCCACCACCACCAAAGTGGCGATTGTCGATGCTGCTGGTACGCTGTTGGCTGAGGCGGTGGACAAGAGTGGCTTTGATTTTGCCGGAGCTGCGGAAACGGTTTTCTCTCGGGCGCTGGCGGTGCTGGATGCTGATCGCCTGCAGGTAAAACGAGTGGTGTCAACCGGCTATGGCCGCCGCAACGTGGCTTTTGCCGACGAGATGCGGACCGAGATTTTTTGCCATGCGGCCGGTGCCTATCACTATTTTCCCGAAGCCCTGACGATCATCGATATTGGCGGCCAAGACAACAAGATTATCCGGGTGAATGCCGGTGGTGAGCGGGAAAACTTTGCCATGAACCGCAAGTGCGCCGCCGGCACCGGGGCGTTCATCGAGGAGATTGCCTATCGCCTGGGGATCGATCTTGGCAGTTTGAACGGCTTGGCGGAAAAAAGTGAAGATGAGGTTAGTATCGGTTCTTTTTGTACGGTGTTCAGCTGTACAGAGATTCTCGGCCTGCTGCGCCGCGGCACCAAGCCTGAAGATATCGTCAAGGGGGTGTTCCGCTCGGTGGTGAAGCGGGTGCTGGAGATGGATAGCATTACCGGTAAGGTAGTGTTGACCGGCGGTGTGGTGGCCTATAACCCGATTATCGCCAGGATGATGGCTGAAATGACCGAACGGGAAGTGGTGGTGGCCCCCCACCCACAGGTCATCGGCGCCTATGGTGCGGCTCTAACAGCTCGCAATCTCTAACACGTCATCGGGGTGGGAGCGTCATGCCGGCAGTGAAAATCATAACTTTGAGAAAGAATAGTAAGGAGTGTGTACGATGCTGGACGCATTATTTCGACCTAAATCAGTAGCGGTTATTGGCGCTTCGAATCGGGAGCTGACCATCGGTTACCGCATTGTTCAGAATCTGGTGGACAGCGGCTATCAGGGGCCCATTTTCACGGTCAATCCGAAAGCGCCGTTCATCAAGAACTTTGTTGCCTACAAGGATATTACCGATGTTCCTATGGATGTGGATCTGGCTCACATCATTGTGAAAAATACCCGGGTGCCGGAAGAGATCGAAAAATGCGGCAAAAAAGGGGTGAAGGTGGTTATTGTCAATACGGCCGGATTTCGTGAAATTGGTCCTGAAGGCATCAAGCTGGAAGAAGAGATGCTGGCGGTGGCAAAAAAATATGGCGTCCGGGTCTTTGGCCCCAACTGCCAGGGGGTGATGAATTCCGATCCCGAGGTGCGTGCCTACTGCAACTTTACCTTCACCCGCATGGTTCCGGGTTCCATCTCGGTGATGGCCCAGTCCGGCGGCGTTGGTGAAGTGATCAACAACCGTCTCTTTGAAATGGGTTTGGGTTTTCGCATGTATGCCTCCTACGGCAACCAGAGTGATATCAATGCTACAGAAATCCTAGCCTATTGGGGGGATGATCCCGGGACCAAGGTTATTCTGCTGCACATTGAAACCCTCTCCGATGCCGCCGGTTTTGCCAAGGTGGCCGCGGAGATCACCAAGAAGAAACCCATTCTGGCGATGAAGACCGGTCGCACCAAGCTGGGGGCCAAAGCGGTATCATCCCATACCGGCGGCATGATGGCGGTTGACACCTCCACCAACCTGCTGTTGGAAAAGTGCGGCATCCTGACGTTTAATGATGAGGAAGAGCTGTGCCAGGCGGCTCGGGCGCTGTCGGCGCTGCCGGCGGCAGCGGGCAATCGGGTTGGCATCATTACCAATACCGGCGGTCCCGGAATTATCGTGACGGATGAGATCATCGAGCATGGTTGTGAAATGGCCGAGCTGACTACCGCCAGCCAGCAGGTGCTGCGGGAGAACCTGTATCCTGAAGCCTCCATTGCCAATCCGGTGGATGTGCTGGCGACGGCAACACCGGAGCACTATCAGCTGGCCGCTGAAACCCTGATGAATGATCCCCAGGTTGATATTGTTTTTGTCAATTTTATCACGCCGTTTTTTGTTGATACCGAAGGGGTTGCCCGTGGATTGGTGAGTGTGGCGAAAACTGCTGACAAGCCGATGATTGTCGTGATGATGACCGAGAAAGAGGGCTGGGCATCAACATTGAAAATTTTTGCCGAGGCGGGGATTCCCACCTTTGATATGCCGGAGATCGGCGGCCGAGTTGCCGCATCCATGGCCCGTTACGCCCAGTTGAAAAAGCGCCAGGAGGCGACGGACGTCAGTTTTACCGATATTGACCGGGCTGCTGCGGACCGCTTGCTTGAGAAAACCCGGGAGAATGGTCGGCAGTTCATGTCCCAGTCCGATGCTTTCAGCCTGCTGGCTGCCTATGGGTTGCCGGTGATTGCCAACAGTGAAGTAGCTGATGGTGCCGGTGCAGTGGCAGCAGCTACGGTGATTGGTTACCCGGTGACCTTGAAGGTGGAATCGGAAGATGTTGTCCATAAATCGGATGCCGGCGGGGTGGTGCTCAACCTCAAGAACGATGCTGAACTGGAGGACGCTTTTGTCCGTCTGGGCGACTCATTTCCCGGCAGCCGGGTCTTTGTTCAGCAGTATATTACTCCCGGCGTTGAGATTATGGTTGGTGCCCACCGGGAGAATGCTGAACTGGGGCATGTGATTGCCTTTGGTCTTGGGGGGATTTTCGTCGAGGTGCTGAAAGATGTGATGTTCAGACTCAATCCGCTGACCAAAGAGGATATCGATGCCATGGTCAGGGGCATCAAAGGGTATCCTATCCTGGCGGGGATCCGCGGCCAGAAGGGCGTCGACCTGGCAAAAATAGAAGAGGTTATTGGTCGCCTCTCAGTACTCCTGGCCAACCATCCTAACATCGAGGAGATGGATCTGAATCCCATTTTTGCCTATCCGCATGGGCAGGAGCCAGGTTTGGTGGACGTCCGGATTAAGCTATCCTGAACCCCCAATGGTGATGAACCTGCAACAACAGCAAAAAGCTTCGCAAACCGGATGGCACAGTAACGGCTCCAGATTCGAGGCAAGCAAAACTTGAGGAATGAGGCGTACAGAAGGTACGCCGCAGTGACGAAGGTTGCAGCTTAACGAAGAAGGTGGTGGTGTTACGAAGCCATCAATTGTAAGGAGAAACGTTCATGGCTTTATGGCTTAATCTTGGTGATATGCTCCGGGTCAATGCGGTGAAGTATCCGCAGAATATTGCTTTTTGTGATAAGGAACGCCGTTTCACTTTTCCGATGGCTAATCAGCGGGTCAATCAGTTGGCCAACAGTTTGCTGGCCATGGGGCTCCAGAAAGGGGATACGGTTTCCTGCTTTCTGGAAAACTGCATTGAAATCTGTGAACTGTATATTGCTTGCGCAAAAATCGGCGTGATCATCAATCCCATCAACTTCCGTCTGGTGGCACCGGAAGTGGAGTATATCGTTACTAATGCCGATGCTAAAGCCTTTTTTGTCCACGATGAGTTTGTTCCGATGGTCGAGGAGATTCGTGCCCACCTGTCCCAGGTGCAGGATTACATCGTTGTCGGTGGCCGGCAGTCGGGCTATCGGGAGTATGAAGACCTGCTCACCGCCAACCCGGCCACTGAGCCGTCAGTCAAGGTCGATCCTGCAGATCCCTGGATTCTGCTGTATACTTCCGGAACCACCGGTCGCCCGAAAGGGGTTGTCCGCTCCCATGAATCCTATGTTGCCTTTTATCTGATCAACGGCTGCGATTTTTCCTTTGGGTCTCGGGATTTCGTGCTTACCTGTATGCCCCTGTGTCATGTGAATACCACTTTTTTTTCATTTACGGTCACCTATCTGGGGGGCAGCAATTACATCCATCCGGCCAGATCATTCAGGCCGGCAGAAATTCTCGATGTTGTCCAACGGGAAAAGATAACCTTCATCTCGCTGATTCCGACCCATTACAACCTTATTTTCAGCCTGCCGGAAGACCAACTGCGTGCTTTTGATCTGTCGTCAGTGCAAAAGTTGCTCTGTTCTTCAGCGCCAGCCCGTATTGAGCATAAGAAAGCTATTCTGGAATTGATTGCCGGTGTGCGCCTTTTCGAAGGCTATGGATCGACGGAAGCCGGCATTGTCTGTACCCTGATGCCCGAGGATCAGCTGACCAAGCCCGGCTCGATAGGCAAGGAATCTGCCGGGACTGACCTTGTGAAAATTCTTGATGACGCTGGTAAAGAGGTGGCTCCGGGGGAAGTGGGAGAGTTGTATTCCCGCAGTCCGATGTTGTTTGATGGCTATTATAAGCTGCCGGAAGCAACTGCCGAAGCGTTCGCCGGTGAATATTTCAGTGCCGGTGATATGGCCCGCCGGGATGAGGATGGGTATTACTATCTGGTTGACCGGAAAAAGAATATGATCATCACCGGCGGCGAGAATGTCTATCCTTCCGAGGTTGAGAATGTCCTGGCTGCCCATGAAGCGGTTTTTGATGTGGCGGTTATCGGCCTGCCTGATAAAAAATGGGGTGAGCGGGTTACCGCGGTGGTGATCCCTAAAGAGGGGCGCTCATTGACCGGAGAGGAGTTGATTTCCATGACCCGCGGTCAGCTTGCACCTTATAAATGTCCCAAGGAAGTTATTTTTATTGCTGCCGAGGAGATGCCCCGTACTGGGACCGGCAAGATTTTGCACCGGATTCTGCGGGAGCGCTATGCCAGTCAGTGATGGTTATCCAGCTGTTGCTTTGTGGGTAATGGTGTTCATGATTCTTCATTGTCGAAAAAGGGCCTGTTGTGCAGGCCCTTTTTCGACATCTGGGCTGCCGGCCTGTTGAGGTGGAGGTGGCGATTGGCAGGCGGGTTTTCAGGTTAAAAATAATGTGGTAAGCAGTTAATTTTTACCACCCTATGGGAGAGCCTGTCCTGCGTTAGTGCTCTGCTGCTGGCAAAACCCTATTATGTTTTTGGTATGTAAATTGCTTCTCCTTGGACCGGTTAAGGAAAACTGTCTGCGCGGGACGGATGGTTGTTGATAAAGGGATTAAGGAGTAGCTGATGAAAGTTGCGATTGTTGGTGCCGGTGGTTTGGGAGCCACTTTTGGCGCGCTCTTGACGGCCGCCGGTATCGATGTTACGATGATCGAGATAGACCGCCGCAGGGTGGAAAAGATTGGCACCGAGGGCCTTGACATGATTATGCCCGACGGGACCAAAAAGCATTTTACGCTTAAGATAACCGATGATGTCCATGCCGTTGGCGAGGTTGATCTGGTGCAGATTTCCGTCAAGGGCTACCATACTGCATCGGCGGCTGCAAGTGTTGTACCCCTGGTCGGCCCCCGGACCTATGTGCTGTCGGTGCAGAATGGTCTTGGCAATCTGCGCCGAATTGCCGAGCATGTGCCGGCGGCTCAGGTTATCGGCGGGGTGACTGCTTTAAGTGCCATGCCTCTCGATCTCAATCTAATCAAATTTAACGGCGGCCATGGCGGGGTTGCTTTTGGTCGCTTTGACGGTGTCGAAGATCCCGGGCTGCAGGATGTTGCCCGTATGTTTGAGGTGGCCGGCATTGAGGCCCAGGTGATCAGTGGCAACGTTCAGGTGCCCATCTGGCGCAAGCTGATTGCCAATGTTTCCAATAACTGTGTTGCCGCGATCACCGGTTTTACCGGCAATCAGATGCTGGCCTGTGAGCCCATCTGCGATCTGATTGCCAAACTGGCGGAGGAAGTAGCCCTGGTAGCTCGGGCCGAGGGGCTTGATTTTGATGAATTGAATGATCCAGCCGGTTTTGTACTCCACAAAACGCTGCCTGGAGTCAAAGATAACAAAATTTCCATGCTTCAGGACGTGGAGGCTGGCCGGCGGACCGAGATTGAAACCCTTAATGCCGAAATAGTCAGGCTTGGCGCTGTGCATGGGATTCCCACCCCCTATAACCATACCATGACCTGTCTGGTTCATGCTCGTGAACAGCAGATGCTCTGGGATCAGCATCAGCGAACTTCAGCGAAGGATTAGCGGTGGTTTTCAGAAACTAAAACGCGTTGGTCGGCAGTCGATGGTTGCTCGATCAGCTTTCTGCAACTTACTAAAAGAAGGAGCAAGAGGATGTTTTCAAAAGCATTTATTCCGTATGGCGGCTACTTTTCATCGCCCTTTGCCCGCTGGCAGGGTTCTTTGGCCAATGAAAATGCCATCATATTGGCCTCGTCCACTGCGAAGCGCTGGTTGGCTGAAAAAAACCTTGATCCGGGACTGTTTGAATATCTGTTTTTTGGTTTTACCATTCCCCAGCATTATGGTTTTTATGCCAGTCCATGGGCGGCGGCGATGATGGGTGCCGATCGGATCCCCGGCTGCATCATCAGCCAGGCCTGTTCCACTTCAACCACCTGCATCTACCAGGCTGCTCTGGGGATTGAACAGGGCGAATACCAGAAAGCGTTTACCCTGATGGCTGATCGCTGCTCAAACGGTCCTCACCTGATCTGGCCCAACCCCAAAGGTCCCGGTGGCCAGGTTGAATCGGAGAACTGGCTGATGGATAATTTCGGTAATGATCCCTGGGCCAGAAATGCCATGATTGAAACGGCCGAAAATGTTGCCAAAGAGGGGGGGATAACTCGGGAAGCCTGTGATGAGCTGACCCTGCGTCGCTATGAGCAGTATGGTGCGGCCTTGGCGGATGACCGGGCGTTCCAGAAGCGTTATATGTTCCCGCTTGAATTGGCGATCAGCAAGAAAAAAACGGTCCTTTTTGCCGAGGATGAGGGGATTATGCCCAGTACAGCCGAAGGTCTGGCGGCTCTCAAACCGGTGCTGCCAGGTGGGGTTCATACCTTCGGTTCCCAGACCCACCCGGGTGATGGCAACTGCGGTCTGATAGTCACCGACCGTCAGACCGCAAAAGAACTCAGCAGCGATGCCTCGATTGAAGTTCAGGTGCTCTCCTATGGTTTCTCCCGGGAGAAGAAAGGTTACATGGCAGCGGCGGTAGTGCCGGCTGCCGAGCGTGCCCTGGCCAAGGCCGATATTACCGCCAAGGACGTAAAGGCGATTAAGACCCACAACCCCTTTGCGGTCAACGACCTCTATTTTGCCGGGAAGCTGGACATTGATGCCCATCAGTTCAATAATTACGGTAGCTCCCTGATTTTTGGCCATCCCCAAGGACCCACGGCCGGCCGGTGCATCATTGAATTGATCGAAGAACTGGCCATGACCGGCGGTGGTTACGGCATGTTTGCCGGTTGTGCTGCCGGTGATACGGCGGCCGCCCTGGTGCTCAAAGTAACCGGTGCCTAGATCTTTTATGGCCAGCAACAGGTTTTTGAAAAGTTTATTTCCACATAATTTATCAGCAAAGGGGAGAATGCAATGATTTGGGATCAAAAGATGGAGACCCTGCCTAGGGATGAGATGAAAAAGGTGCAGGGTGAGCGGTTGCGCAAAGTGTGTGAGCGGGTTTATAACAATGTACCGTTTTATAAAAAAGCCTTTGATGAAGCCAAGGTGAAGCCGGAGCAGATCAACAGCATTGATGACATCCGGCGGCTGCCCTTTACCACCAAGACCGACCTGCGGGACAGTTATCCCTATGATATGTTTGCGGCGCCCATGAGGGATATTGTCCGCATCCATGCCTCCTCAGGCACGACCGGCAAACCGACGGTGGTGGGCTATACCCGCCGTGATATCGAAGTTTGGGCGGATATGATGGCTCGCTGCATGTACGGTGCCGGCACCACGGCGGACGATATTGTCCAGAACGCCTATGGTTACGGATTGTTCACCGGCGGCTTGGGCGCCCACTACGGGGCGGAGCGGATTGGCGCGGCGGTGATCCCCATCTCCGGCGGTAATACCCAGAAGCAGCTCATGCTGCTGCAGGATTTCGGTTCCACCGTTTTGACGGCAACCCCGTCCTTTGTTCTCTATATCTATGATATGGCCCGGGATATGGGCATCGATATTGAAAAACTGAAGCTGAAGGTCGGGATTCTTGGTGCCGAACCCTGGAGTGACAATATGCGCCAGGAGATCGAGGAGAAGATGCAGATCAAGGCGGTGGATATTTTCGGCCTCAGTGAAATTACCGGCCCCGGAGTTTCCTGCGAATGTATCGAAGCCCAGAATGGTCTTCATGTGCAGGAGGACTTCTTCTATCCGGAAATTATTGATCCCGATACTGGTGAGCCACTGCCCTACGGTGAAAAGGGTGAGTTGGTGATCACCACCTTGATGAAAGAGGGCATTCCCCTGATTCGCTATCGGTTGCGGGATATCAGCAGCCTCAACCCCGAACAGTGCGTCTGTGGCCGGACGACCGTCCGCATGGCCCGGGTTTCCGGTCGCAACGATGATATGCTGATCATCCGCGGGGTCAACGTCTTCCCCAGCCAGATTGAGTCGGTGCTGTTGATGAATGCCGAGCTGGAGCCGCACTATCAGCTGGTGGTTGACCGTCAGGGAACGATGGATTCCCTGCAGGTGCAGGTGGAAGTTGCACCTGCGGTTTTTGATCGAGCCGAGAAAGCCATGCTGGCGATGGAAGGAGAAAGTATTTTTCATCAGGTTGCCGAATTGCAGGCGTTGAAAAAGAAGGTACAGCATGACATCAAGGATATTATCGGCGTGACCACCAATGTGGTTTTCAAGGAACCGAACAGCATTGCCCGCAGTGAAGGAAAAGCCCAGCGGGTAATCGATAAGCGGAAATAGACAGAGAGGTAATCATGGCAGAACAAATGATCATGTCGGGGAATGAGGCCATTGCTCGGGGAGCGTATGAAGCGGGGGTTCGCCTGGCTGCAGCATATCCGGGTACCCCGTCGACTGAGATTCTTGAAAATGTAGCTCAGTATGAGGAGATTTATAGTGAGTGGTCACCCAACGAAAAGGTGGCCCTGGAGGTTGGTGTCGGCAGTTCCATGGCCGGGGCACGGACGTTGGTGGCCATGAAGCATGTGGGCATCAACGTTGCCGCCGATCCCCTGTTTACCCTTTCCTATACCGGGGTTGGCGGCGGGTTGATCCTGATTTCTGCTGATGATCCGGCGATGCATAGTTCCCAGAATGAACAAGACAACCGGAATTACGGCAAGTTTGCCAAAATTCCGGTGATCGAGCCCAGTGACAGTCAGGAGGCCAAAGATTTTGTTTCCCTGGCGCTGGATCTCAGCGAGCAGTTTGATACCCCGGTTCTCTATCGGACCACAACCAGGATCTCCCATTCCAAAAGTATCGTTTCCCTTGGTGAGCGTACCGTCTCCGGCAGCGAACCGCAGCTGGAAAAAAATATGCCTAAATATACCATGCTGCCGGCTTTTGCCCGCCAGAAGCATCCGTTGATTGAGGAGCGGATTGCCAAGCTCAAAACGTATGCCGAGACCTCATCGCTCAACCGAGTGGAGATGGCGGATACCCGTATAGGGGTGATTACCAACGGCATTACCTATCAGTATGTCAAGGATGCCCTGCCCCAGGCGTCGGTTCTCAAGCTGGGGCTGACCTATCCGTTGCCGGAACAGCTGATCCGGGATTTTGCCGCCAAGGTCGATAAACTCTATGTCATTGAGGAGCTCGATCCTTTCTTCGAAGAGCAGATCCGGGTTATGGGGATTAAGGTGGACCATGGCAAAGACCTCTTTCCCATCTGTGGTGAATTCAGTACCCAGTTGATTAGGGAAAAGGTTGAGGGCTCATCTGCTGAGCTGCAGGCGGCAGCGGAAGGCCTGCCGGCCAGGCCGCCGGCGTTTTGCCCCGGCTGTTCCCACCGGGGGATTTTTACC
This window harbors:
- a CDS encoding 2-dehydropantoate 2-reductase: MKVAIVGAGGLGATFGALLTAAGIDVTMIEIDRRRVEKIGTEGLDMIMPDGTKKHFTLKITDDVHAVGEVDLVQISVKGYHTASAAASVVPLVGPRTYVLSVQNGLGNLRRIAEHVPAAQVIGGVTALSAMPLDLNLIKFNGGHGGVAFGRFDGVEDPGLQDVARMFEVAGIEAQVISGNVQVPIWRKLIANVSNNCVAAITGFTGNQMLACEPICDLIAKLAEEVALVARAEGLDFDELNDPAGFVLHKTLPGVKDNKISMLQDVEAGRRTEIETLNAEIVRLGAVHGIPTPYNHTMTCLVHAREQQMLWDQHQRTSAKD
- a CDS encoding thiolase family protein, which codes for MFSKAFIPYGGYFSSPFARWQGSLANENAIILASSTAKRWLAEKNLDPGLFEYLFFGFTIPQHYGFYASPWAAAMMGADRIPGCIISQACSTSTTCIYQAALGIEQGEYQKAFTLMADRCSNGPHLIWPNPKGPGGQVESENWLMDNFGNDPWARNAMIETAENVAKEGGITREACDELTLRRYEQYGAALADDRAFQKRYMFPLELAISKKKTVLFAEDEGIMPSTAEGLAALKPVLPGGVHTFGSQTHPGDGNCGLIVTDRQTAKELSSDASIEVQVLSYGFSREKKGYMAAAVVPAAERALAKADITAKDVKAIKTHNPFAVNDLYFAGKLDIDAHQFNNYGSSLIFGHPQGPTAGRCIIELIEELAMTGGGYGMFAGCAAGDTAAALVLKVTGA
- a CDS encoding acetate--CoA ligase family protein, whose product is MLDALFRPKSVAVIGASNRELTIGYRIVQNLVDSGYQGPIFTVNPKAPFIKNFVAYKDITDVPMDVDLAHIIVKNTRVPEEIEKCGKKGVKVVIVNTAGFREIGPEGIKLEEEMLAVAKKYGVRVFGPNCQGVMNSDPEVRAYCNFTFTRMVPGSISVMAQSGGVGEVINNRLFEMGLGFRMYASYGNQSDINATEILAYWGDDPGTKVILLHIETLSDAAGFAKVAAEITKKKPILAMKTGRTKLGAKAVSSHTGGMMAVDTSTNLLLEKCGILTFNDEEELCQAARALSALPAAAGNRVGIITNTGGPGIIVTDEIIEHGCEMAELTTASQQVLRENLYPEASIANPVDVLATATPEHYQLAAETLMNDPQVDIVFVNFITPFFVDTEGVARGLVSVAKTADKPMIVVMMTEKEGWASTLKIFAEAGIPTFDMPEIGGRVAASMARYAQLKKRQEATDVSFTDIDRAAADRLLEKTRENGRQFMSQSDAFSLLAAYGLPVIANSEVADGAGAVAAATVIGYPVTLKVESEDVVHKSDAGGVVLNLKNDAELEDAFVRLGDSFPGSRVFVQQYITPGVEIMVGAHRENAELGHVIAFGLGGIFVEVLKDVMFRLNPLTKEDIDAMVRGIKGYPILAGIRGQKGVDLAKIEEVIGRLSVLLANHPNIEEMDLNPIFAYPHGQEPGLVDVRIKLS
- a CDS encoding ATPase, with the translated sequence MPAEFYAGIDVGSTTTKVAIVDAAGTLLAEAVDKSGFDFAGAAETVFSRALAVLDADRLQVKRVVSTGYGRRNVAFADEMRTEIFCHAAGAYHYFPEALTIIDIGGQDNKIIRVNAGGERENFAMNRKCAAGTGAFIEEIAYRLGIDLGSLNGLAEKSEDEVSIGSFCTVFSCTEILGLLRRGTKPEDIVKGVFRSVVKRVLEMDSITGKVVLTGGVVAYNPIIARMMAEMTEREVVVAPHPQVIGAYGAALTARNL
- a CDS encoding Rne/Rng family ribonuclease; protein product: MAAELLINWTEVETRVALLENGILAEIFYERSRDLGIVGNIYKGKVVRVLPGMDAAFVDIGLDKAAFLYVSDICRLDELEQVFTASDGEEDRDPFPFEEGGFPIEPGSSEVLIGDLLQEGQEILARVSREPFGSKGARITTYHSLPGRYLVLLPTVNHLGVSRKIVDEEERRRLRELAAAMKPVDMGLIVRTASEGTDAKALAHDLDFLLKLWESIQRKQEGLKAPAPVYQDLRLPERLIRDLYNADIDRLLIDSEVECRNLRDFVSTFFPGMHCTIELYRGGQPLFQAYDIEMEVNKALDKKVWLKSGGSIVIESTEALTAIDVNTSRFVGKRNLEDTILKTNLEAAKEIAFQLRLRNIGGIIIIDFIDMESKANRERVYSVLEEALKRDKAKANVLKISELGMVEMTRERTRKSLTRYLCDPCPYCEGRGFVKSQATITYEIIREIRSYSDAADVKEVVVMVSPDVADYLYDAAGLTIDSLELEMAKKITIKKVEPFHQEEYEVIGQR
- a CDS encoding 2-hydroxyacyl-CoA dehydratase, translating into MAEIRKLKAAKLMKKVMADHFYEIDAAVKAGNPKVAWCTSVGPAELLRAMGFVVYFPENHAAILGASRTATDYIPAANAIGYSPEICSYLTADVGAYLKGFTPLAKIYEGIDSIPKPDVLVYNTNQCRDVKDWFEWYARRWNVPCLGIESYVNVGAVTDTHVAGISGQFKKLAEDLTAITGNKLDMDKLAETVWLSRKCSDLWRDVLEMATRKPSPLTFFDGTIHMGPAVVMRGTQVAVDYYETLLKELQEWVDEGVAAVEGEKYRIYWEGMPIWGKLRENAQLFLRLKTAVVASTYCNSWIFSALDGDDPWDSMARAYTELFIVRDDDYKEDYFLKMKKLFDYDGIIFHDAKTCPNNSNCRYGLPQRLQGKAGIPFVTIDGDLNDLRCYSEEQAITKIEAFIEQLGERK
- a CDS encoding AMP-binding protein; this encodes MALWLNLGDMLRVNAVKYPQNIAFCDKERRFTFPMANQRVNQLANSLLAMGLQKGDTVSCFLENCIEICELYIACAKIGVIINPINFRLVAPEVEYIVTNADAKAFFVHDEFVPMVEEIRAHLSQVQDYIVVGGRQSGYREYEDLLTANPATEPSVKVDPADPWILLYTSGTTGRPKGVVRSHESYVAFYLINGCDFSFGSRDFVLTCMPLCHVNTTFFSFTVTYLGGSNYIHPARSFRPAEILDVVQREKITFISLIPTHYNLIFSLPEDQLRAFDLSSVQKLLCSSAPARIEHKKAILELIAGVRLFEGYGSTEAGIVCTLMPEDQLTKPGSIGKESAGTDLVKILDDAGKEVAPGEVGELYSRSPMLFDGYYKLPEATAEAFAGEYFSAGDMARRDEDGYYYLVDRKKNMIITGGENVYPSEVENVLAAHEAVFDVAVIGLPDKKWGERVTAVVIPKEGRSLTGEELISMTRGQLAPYKCPKEVIFIAAEEMPRTGTGKILHRILRERYASQ